Proteins encoded together in one Riemerella anatipestifer window:
- a CDS encoding C40 family peptidase, with product MSRAVASVSVVPVRSESSDKAEIITQVLYGESVEILSQEGNWVHIKMDFDGYEGWVDVKQFKIISDENISESKTSLVKQPFLEHGFGDEKLLLSIGSEIEFDVEEIAITNARSFIADTAQEFLNVPYLWGGRSFFGIDCSGFTQIVYKVSGIKIPRDAYQQAEVGQVLDFIEEAQAGDLAFFENEEGRITHVGIMLEDRKIIHAHGKVRIDELDSVGIFNKDQNKHTHKLRFIKTLL from the coding sequence ATGAGTAGAGCGGTTGCGAGTGTTTCGGTAGTACCAGTGCGTTCAGAAAGTTCTGATAAGGCAGAAATTATCACTCAAGTATTATACGGAGAGTCTGTGGAGATACTTTCTCAAGAAGGAAATTGGGTGCATATAAAGATGGATTTTGATGGCTACGAAGGCTGGGTTGACGTAAAGCAGTTTAAAATAATTTCAGACGAAAATATTAGTGAAAGTAAAACAAGTCTTGTTAAACAACCCTTTTTAGAGCATGGTTTTGGAGATGAAAAATTACTTTTATCCATTGGCTCCGAAATAGAATTTGATGTAGAGGAAATTGCGATTACGAATGCTAGAAGTTTCATCGCAGACACCGCCCAAGAGTTCCTCAATGTACCGTACCTTTGGGGAGGGCGTAGTTTTTTTGGGATAGATTGTAGCGGTTTTACTCAAATTGTTTATAAGGTAAGTGGTATAAAAATTCCAAGAGATGCTTATCAACAAGCAGAAGTAGGGCAAGTGCTAGATTTTATAGAAGAAGCACAAGCGGGAGATTTGGCTTTTTTTGAAAATGAAGAAGGCAGAATTACCCATGTAGGTATTATGTTGGAAGACCGAAAAATAATTCACGCTCACGGTAAAGTAAGGATAGACGAGTTGGACTCCGTAGGGATTTTTAATAAAGACCAAAACAAACACACGCATAAACTCAGATTTATCAAAACGCTTTTATAA
- the rodA gene encoding rod shape-determining protein RodA, with amino-acid sequence MDKAEGIDKLGIGLYILICIFAIFNINSVDEGLGKKQLIFFGISLFVGVIIFVTRSKFFENLSGIFYILGVLLLIGLFPFGTEILGQKNWYKFGGITMQPVEFAKIGTALMLANYASHPDFNLKDKRSFLTAFAIIAIPGVVVLMIPDVGSLLVFMAFVIALYREGLTGWFFGGIGIFALVFLGSLYLEINLEINPIYAVIITFVFLALLLFFNQNKIKWIPVNIIAIALGFLLLGGMAYSSKMILEKLPKHQRERIEVLYKGERAFRDTSGYNLLYSKTAIGSGGFTGKGYKQGSVTQGKFVPEQETDYIFCTVGEEWGFLGSILLIIFYAIYIGRIYYLAEQQKSTFNRVFGYSFASILLLHFSINIGMVMGLFPTVGIPLPYFSYGGSSLLAFSIMTAIFFKLNYTDKNSLV; translated from the coding sequence ATGGACAAAGCAGAAGGAATAGATAAACTTGGGATAGGGCTCTATATTCTTATCTGCATTTTTGCTATATTCAATATCAATAGTGTAGATGAAGGATTAGGAAAAAAACAACTTATTTTTTTCGGAATCTCTCTGTTTGTTGGGGTTATTATTTTCGTTACAAGGTCTAAGTTTTTTGAGAATTTATCGGGCATTTTCTACATACTTGGTGTTCTTTTGTTGATAGGATTGTTTCCATTTGGAACCGAAATTTTAGGACAAAAGAACTGGTATAAGTTTGGCGGAATAACCATGCAACCTGTAGAATTTGCTAAAATTGGTACAGCTCTGATGTTGGCCAATTATGCCTCACACCCTGATTTCAATCTTAAAGATAAACGGTCGTTTCTCACAGCATTTGCTATTATAGCAATACCAGGGGTGGTGGTGCTTATGATTCCTGATGTTGGGTCTTTACTCGTTTTTATGGCTTTTGTGATAGCACTTTATAGAGAAGGGCTTACAGGGTGGTTTTTCGGTGGTATTGGTATTTTTGCTTTAGTGTTTTTAGGTTCGTTGTATTTAGAAATAAATTTGGAAATAAACCCTATTTATGCTGTTATCATTACGTTTGTTTTTTTAGCTTTACTCCTATTTTTTAATCAGAATAAAATTAAATGGATTCCCGTTAATATTATTGCAATTGCTTTAGGATTTTTGCTGTTGGGAGGAATGGCATATTCTTCCAAAATGATACTGGAAAAATTGCCTAAACATCAGAGAGAAAGAATAGAAGTGCTTTACAAAGGCGAGCGAGCTTTTAGAGATACTTCGGGGTATAATTTGTTGTATTCCAAAACGGCTATTGGTTCTGGAGGTTTTACTGGTAAAGGCTATAAGCAAGGTTCGGTAACACAAGGTAAATTTGTGCCAGAGCAAGAGACCGATTATATCTTCTGTACCGTAGGCGAAGAATGGGGGTTTCTAGGTAGTATTTTGCTAATTATTTTTTATGCTATTTATATTGGCAGAATATATTATTTAGCGGAACAACAAAAAAGCACTTTTAATCGGGTATTTGGTTACAGTTTTGCCTCTATTTTATTGTTGCACTTTTCTATCAATATAGGGATGGTAATGGGGTTGTTCCCTACGGTTGGTATTCCGTTGCCGTATTTTAGTTATGGAGGAAGTTCTTTGCTAGCGTTTTCAATTATGACGGCAATATTCTTTAAACTCAACTATACAGATAAGAATAGTTTGGTCTAG
- a CDS encoding OmpA/MotB family protein: MKFTKILAVGAMALAMTSCVSKKQYDALNLNYKDCLESAAERQREIQDLKSSNAGLTSQNDLLNRQNEALKSSLDACLSNTGKSSANIDKLVGEINASNAYIKQLISTNARNDSLNLALSNKLKRSLDNVADQDVQVKVLKGVVMISLSDKMLYKSGDYNILPAAQEVLGKVAKVINDYDKYSVLIEGNTDNVPLNSASLPKDNWDLSALRATSVAKVLQNQFGVDPSRITAGGRSEYNPKATNMSVSGRAENRRTEIIIMPKLDEFMKLMDIAPVKR, translated from the coding sequence ATGAAGTTTACAAAAATTTTAGCTGTTGGGGCAATGGCACTTGCAATGACCTCGTGCGTTAGCAAAAAGCAGTATGATGCCTTAAATCTTAACTACAAAGACTGCCTAGAAAGTGCGGCTGAACGTCAAAGAGAAATTCAAGATTTAAAATCCTCTAATGCAGGATTAACAAGTCAAAATGACCTTCTGAACAGACAAAATGAAGCACTTAAATCTTCGTTAGACGCTTGTCTTTCTAATACAGGAAAATCTTCTGCAAATATTGATAAATTAGTTGGAGAGATTAACGCTTCTAATGCTTATATTAAGCAACTTATTTCTACTAATGCAAGAAATGATAGTTTAAATTTAGCATTGTCTAACAAACTTAAGCGTTCGTTAGATAATGTGGCTGACCAAGATGTTCAGGTAAAGGTACTTAAAGGAGTGGTAATGATTTCACTTTCTGATAAAATGCTTTACAAATCAGGAGATTATAATATTCTTCCAGCGGCACAAGAAGTGCTAGGAAAGGTAGCTAAAGTGATTAACGACTACGATAAATACTCTGTTTTAATCGAAGGAAACACGGATAATGTACCACTTAACTCTGCGAGTTTACCAAAAGATAACTGGGATTTATCAGCTTTAAGAGCAACTTCTGTGGCTAAAGTATTGCAAAATCAGTTTGGGGTAGATCCAAGTAGAATTACGGCTGGAGGACGTAGCGAGTATAACCCTAAGGCGACTAATATGAGTGTGTCTGGGCGTGCAGAAAATCGTAGAACAGAAATCATCATTATGCCTAAACTAGATGAGTTTATGAAACTTATGGACATCGCTCCAGTGAAAAGATAA
- a CDS encoding O-methyltransferase, whose product MGFFEEQCPEMDRYLELHTSSEPEILRKLRRETYQKTTQPHMISGVQQGRLLSIISQLLRPKSVLEIGTFTGYATLSIAEGLPSGGKITTLDINEDLAYIPKKYFEESIYSDKIDFRLENALDYLNSTQEKFDMVFVDADKGNYINYFNAVKDRLNSGGILMFDNVLWYGKVLEENSKDKSTQVIKELNEILAKDPDFENLILPLRDGLNLARKK is encoded by the coding sequence ATGGGTTTTTTTGAAGAACAATGTCCCGAGATGGATCGCTATCTAGAATTACATACATCTAGTGAACCCGAAATTCTTAGAAAATTAAGGAGAGAAACTTATCAGAAAACTACACAACCTCATATGATTTCAGGCGTTCAGCAGGGGAGATTGTTGTCTATTATTTCTCAGCTGTTGCGTCCTAAATCGGTGTTAGAAATCGGGACATTTACAGGATATGCTACCTTGTCAATAGCGGAAGGCTTGCCAAGTGGAGGTAAAATTACTACGCTAGACATCAATGAAGATTTAGCCTATATCCCAAAGAAATACTTTGAAGAAAGTATCTATTCTGACAAGATAGATTTTAGATTAGAAAACGCTTTGGATTATCTTAATTCAACCCAAGAAAAGTTTGATATGGTGTTTGTAGATGCGGATAAGGGCAATTATATTAATTATTTCAATGCTGTTAAAGATAGACTAAATTCGGGTGGCATTTTGATGTTTGATAATGTGCTTTGGTATGGTAAGGTTTTAGAAGAAAATTCCAAAGATAAATCAACACAAGTCATTAAAGAATTAAATGAAATCTTAGCAAAAGACCCCGATTTTGAAAATCTAATCTTACCTTTGCGAGACGGTTTAAATTTGGCAAGAAAAAAATAA